Sequence from the Aquipuribacter hungaricus genome:
CCTCGGTGGCCGTGCCGTCGCGGCGCACCGCCTCCAGGTGCCGGGTGATGGCGCCCGGCTCGGTGACGGTGCGGTGGGTCCGCAGCTCCTGGTGCCGGGACAGCACCTGCGCCTGCGCCGACGGGTCGAAGGCCAGGAGCACCTTGCCCATGGCGCTGGCGTGCACCGGCAGGCGCAGCCCCGTGCGCATGTCCTGCTCGCTGTCGTCGGGGCGGAAGACGTGGTGGACGACCTCGACCTCGAGGCCGCGCAGCACCCCGACGTGCACCTGCTCGCCGGCCCGCGACGCCAGGGTGTCCGCCCAGTTGAGCGTGAGCGACCGGACGGTGCTGGCGTCGAGGGCGTGGCCGCCGAGCGCGGTGAGCCGGTCGCCGACCTCGTAGCGGCCGGTGGTGGCGTCCTGGCCGAGGAAGCCGACGTCGACGAGGGTGCGGAGGATGCCGTGCGTGGTGCCCTTGGCCAGGCCGAGCGCGGCCGACACCTCCAGCAGCGTGAGCCCGCGGGGACCGGCCGAGACGACGCGCAGGACGGCCGCCGCCCGCTCGATCGACTGGATCGTCCCCGCCACGTCCGCAGGCTAGGCCCGGCGGGGGCCCGGCGGGCCAGGTCGGCGATGCCGACCTCGACGGGGTCGACGATGCCGACCGTGCGTGGGTCGCCGATGCCGACCGGTGACCGTTGTGCGGCCCGGCGGGCCTCCATAGCGTCCTGGGCGGACAGGGGCGCCGAGCGGGCGCCCGACAGGCCCCCGTCGACGACGACGGGCACGGAGCAAGGGAGCTCTCGATGGACGGCACGCTCGGCACGGTGTTCGTGTCAGAACTGGTGGGGACCACGTTCCTGCTGCTGCTCGGCTGCGGGGTGGTGGCCAACGTCGCC
This genomic interval carries:
- a CDS encoding IclR family transcriptional regulator; protein product: MAGTIQSIERAAAVLRVVSAGPRGLTLLEVSAALGLAKGTTHGILRTLVDVGFLGQDATTGRYEVGDRLTALGGHALDASTVRSLTLNWADTLASRAGEQVHVGVLRGLEVEVVHHVFRPDDSEQDMRTGLRLPVHASAMGKVLLAFDPSAQAQVLSRHQELRTHRTVTEPGAITRHLEAVRRDGTATEVEELVLGQAAVAAPVRGRGGIVVAAVEVSGDVERLCDGRGQVRTRFVTQVRAVARTMSRDFAA